The Quercus robur chromosome 7, dhQueRobu3.1, whole genome shotgun sequence genome has a segment encoding these proteins:
- the LOC126691531 gene encoding uncharacterized protein LOC126691531, whose translation MSVASSSTDSLNKVIDEYCDDTSDRSSSSSASDESGGSTDENYSSGAPGLPIEVVQEQLRRASGSQAGSPSNPTDEVETVFSCAVGVHSKTDEQRLIKSLASSDRKWKTEFIFISGFWAGNPVDVGRDPFPPYTGDLGNLRPEAAKRPSLSKFHRDRVHRACLHADRSFHSLVTLRRLAKWGLGPEPSDEAIAHEVTVRKRMSTMKENRGKEIAGEGKRPEGQAQDRPTAGDKRKFLPKNIDLEGLPSRRDKRVKQSSSKVVKSKPPSSQPAVQIVDVDSSTPVESTPSKTPPRTPVARPTTPGSSQPSMNIIANEDLAWERFQMAVKDEDINMCYNMGLKEFEHSGVHDLFKAMSKFIAASRQATELDKTRVLLETRIQEVNADCKKWAGFAEKAKDEVKEHNKLIEELRTDALEKETRIDHLQQVNNELNARLSKAREDAVAEFKSSKEYTDTLDRNYAAGFEDFRMDAVENFPEVDFSTIKLNLAAATSSLLQTGSDDVNVEDDASTQPPQDEPTVNAPPS comes from the exons ATGTCTGTCGCTTCCTCGTCTACAGATAGCCTTAATAAGGTTATAGACGAGTATTGTGATGATACTAGTGATAGGTCTAGCTCTAGCAGTGCTAGTGATGAAAGTGGAGGAAGCACGGACGAGAACTACTCTTCTGGGGCCCCTGGGCTCCCTATTGAAGTCGTCCAAGAACAGCTTAGGAGAGCTTCTGGCTCTCAAGCTGGTTCTCCGTCCAATCCTACGGACGAGGTAGAGACCGTCTTCAGTTGCGCTGTAGGCGTCCATTCTAAGACGGACGAACAGAG GTTGATCAAGTCCCTAGCTTCGTCTGATAGGAAGTGGAAGAcggagtttatttttatttcaggCTTCTGGGCAGGGAACCCTGTGGACGTTGGCAGGGATCCCTTTCCTCCTTACACTGGGGACCTGGGGAACCTTCGTCCAGAAG CTGCCAAACGTCCATCCTTGAGCAAATTTCACCGTGACCGCGTCCACAGGGCCTGTCTACACGCAGACAGGAGCTTCCATTCCCTTGTCACGCTTAGGCGTCTGGCCAAGTGGGGTTTAGGTCCCGAGCCTTCAGACGAAGCTATAGCCCACGAAGTCACTGTgcgaaaaa GAATGTCAACAATGAAAGAGAACCGAGGAAAAGAGATCGCAGGAGAGGGGAAACGTCCTGAGGGTCAAGCCCAGGATCGTCCAACGGCTGGGGACAAAAGAAAGTTCTTGCCTAAGAACATTGACCTGGAAGGGCTCCCCAGTCGAAGAGATAAAAGGGTTAAACAAAGCTCGTCCAAGGTGGTCAAGTCCAAACCACCCTCGTCTCAGCCTGCCGTCCAAATAGTTGACGTGGACTCGTCCACTCCAGTTGAGTCCACCCCATCCAAGACTCCTCCCAGAACTCCTGTGGCCAGACCTACCACGCCTGGCTCGTCCCAACCTTCGATGAATATTATTGCAAATGAAGACCTGGCTTGGGAACGGTTCCAGATGGCCGTCAAGGACGAGGATATAAACATGTGCTATAACATGGGCTTGAAGGAATTTGAGCATTCAGGCGTCCATGACCTTTTCAAG GCCATGTCGAAGTTTATAGCAGCGTCTAGACAGGCAACGGAGCTGGACAAGACGAGAGTCTTGTTGGAGACGAGGATTCAGGAGGTGAACGCTGACTGTAAGAAATGGGCTGGGTTTGCTGAAAAAGCTAAGGACGAGGTCAAAGAGCATAACAAGCTGATTGAGGAGCTAAGGACggatgcattggagaaggagACGCGCATTGATCACTTACAACAGGTGAACAATGAGTTGAATGCTCGTCTTTCCAAGGCAAGAGAGGACGCTGTGGCTGAGTTCAAGTCGTCCAAAGAGTATACAGACACTTTGGATCGCAATTATGCAGCTGGTTTTGAAGATTTCAGAATGGACGCTGTTGAAAACTTTCCTGAAGTTGATTTCAGCACAATCAAGCTTAACCTTGCTGCTGCCACAAGCTCTCTCCTCCAGACTGGCTCCGATGATGTCAACGTGGAAGACGACGCCAGCACTCAGCCTCCTCAGGACGAGCCTACAGTGAATGCTCCCCCTTCTTAG